A single genomic interval of Antarcticibacterium arcticum harbors:
- a CDS encoding 5-oxoprolinase subunit C family protein — protein sequence MKAEIEVLQPGLFSTIQDEGRFGFMKYGVPMSGPMDFYSFHLANLILNNNPGSAVMEITQMGPVLKFLNSGYFVITGADLKPEINKKEIRNYIPYFFQGGDQLRFGGRQNGCRCYLAVSGGFKTQQVFRSQSWYEGITDYFHLEKGMRLQTNGSVSIPSGNASVKYETLHFNKEEINVFPGPEYDQLPELLKTDILSRKFRIDKENNRMAVQLEEIVPNSLKPILTGPVIPGTVQLTPSGKLIILMRDCQTTGGYPRVLQLSENGMNRLAQKVQGNSITFQLSPLQ from the coding sequence ATGAAGGCTGAAATTGAGGTCTTACAACCCGGACTATTTTCCACAATTCAGGATGAGGGACGCTTTGGATTTATGAAATATGGAGTGCCCATGAGTGGTCCTATGGATTTTTATTCTTTCCATCTTGCAAACCTGATTTTAAATAATAATCCAGGAAGTGCGGTGATGGAAATTACCCAAATGGGCCCGGTCTTAAAATTTTTAAATTCCGGATATTTTGTTATTACGGGTGCAGATTTAAAACCTGAAATCAACAAAAAGGAGATCAGAAATTATATCCCGTATTTTTTCCAGGGAGGAGATCAATTAAGATTTGGTGGCAGGCAAAATGGCTGCAGATGTTATCTGGCCGTTTCAGGGGGCTTTAAAACCCAACAGGTATTTAGAAGCCAAAGCTGGTATGAGGGAATAACAGATTATTTTCATCTTGAAAAAGGAATGAGACTCCAAACTAATGGCAGTGTATCAATTCCTTCAGGAAATGCCTCTGTAAAATATGAAACCTTACATTTTAATAAGGAGGAAATAAATGTGTTTCCGGGGCCGGAGTATGACCAGTTGCCGGAATTATTAAAAACAGATATCCTTTCCCGAAAGTTTAGAATAGACAAGGAAAATAACCGGATGGCGGTTCAGTTGGAAGAAATAGTACCCAATTCTCTAAAACCTATACTCACAGGACCTGTAATTCCGGGTACTGTACAATTAACACCCTCTGGAAAACTTATAATTTTAATGAGAGATTGCCAGACTACCGGGGGATACCCGAGGGTTCTTCAATTGAGTGAAAATGGAATGAATAGATTGGCTCAAAAGGTACAGGGAAATAGTATTACATTTCAACTCTCGCCCTTGCAGTAA